The genomic region AAAGTCTCAGGAGTTCGATTTGCAAATCCAGCAGGCTTGGTATTTTACCGAGAAAACCCAACCGTTTGAGCAGTCCCGAGAACTGCTGATAGTACAAATAGATCAGCTCATCTCGATGACTATCCTTGACGTCCTGCGTTGGTATCATATCGAGTAGATAGTACAAATCGATCGCCGGTGAAGTCCAGCTGCAGACCTGGTAGTCAATGAGAATAGTGTCCGTGTGCCGTCCATCCGAGTCGATTTGGTGTAACATATTCTTGCTATGGAAATCTCCATGGATCAACACGTTCTGGAATGTTTTACTTGGCGTGTAGCACGATCCCAAAGTTTCGGgtagtttgttttgaaagttCTCTAATGGTTTTGCAAAGTGGGCAAACTCCGGGCAAGTCTGCGCTAGATGTTGTAGGTCGCCGAAACCTTTCTTGACCATTGAATCAAAATTCTTGTACATATCCTCCATTACTGCATTGAATTCACCAGACACGTTTTGACCCTATgtcaaacaaattgtaaacGAAACTTATTACAACTACAGAGTCTTCGAACTCACATTACGTCTTTGAACTCACATTGCTCTCCATCATAACGGAGGCCGCATGTAGCATGGCAATATCCTTCACGATCGGCTTCATGTCATCAAACGTTTTGATAAAGTCGTCCATGACCCAGCCCTGGTTGCTGATATCCTCCAGGATGAAGACGGTGTGAGGCGTAAGCGTACCGTAGATGTACCTAGAGTGGGTTAGAAACATGCACATTCCTATAGTAAACGTTCCTAAAACTCATAAACTACACTACGCACTTTGGATACTTGTACTCCTCGCCAATTTCCTTTAACAATCGCGCAACCTCAGGCAACACCTTGCTATACATACGGATCTCGATATCAAACAACTCGTTGTTTTCCAGCATGTCTTTCTTGAGACCTTCCGCCTCTGGTTTAGTTTTCATGATGAGGTTAATTGATTGCTCGCCATCGACTCTTTTCGAACGGTATTTAACGGTCGTGCGGAACATAACACTTGCAAAGTGATCTCCCTTATTAGTACCAGGGCGTAGAACGCAAGGATCGCTTAGTTCGATCGTTGGATCGTTATTTGCTTGACGCATCACATCACGGAAAAACACATCGTCCAGCCAGGACGGAGC from Anopheles coustani chromosome 3, idAnoCousDA_361_x.2, whole genome shotgun sequence harbors:
- the LOC131261714 gene encoding uncharacterized protein LOC131261714, with protein sequence MSTYNQDELVAPSWLDDVFFRDVMRQANNDPTIELSDPCVLRPGTNKGDHFASVMFRTTVKYRSKRVDGEQSINLIMKTKPEAEGLKKDMLENNELFDIEIRMYSKVLPEVARLLKEIGEEYKYPKYIYGTLTPHTVFILEDISNQGWVMDDFIKTFDDMKPIVKDIAMLHAASVMMESNGQNVSGEFNAVMEDMYKNFDSMVKKGFGDLQHLAQTCPEFAHFAKPLENFQNKLPETLGSCYTPSKTFQNVLIHGDFHSKNMLHQIDSDGRHTDTILIDYQVCSWTSPAIDLYYLLDMIPTQDVKDSHRDELIYLYYQQFSGLLKRLGFLGKIPSLLDLQIELLRLSGLELFHYGVFASFRYLDPSKLDIEALLLGKLDNPALSNPEFKQLMHTELSRFLYQGTLSVN